A portion of the Ferrovum sp. JA12 genome contains these proteins:
- a CDS encoding DEAD/DEAH box helicase, with protein MDVFDLRQQIVQDYANFARSFTRVRADDLKRQIDEIYAKDQFWPEPLLQITPYYERGASLDELAASGEVTSTTASIFRVPDEPELPLQLHTHQVQALAAAKQGRSYVVTTGTGSGKSLCFFVPIIDAILRAKATDKTKKTRAIIVYPMNALANSQMEELEKFLKHVQPAQPITFARYTGQEGDEERKSVAANPPDILLTNFMMLEYLMTRQDATDQQVIGHCQNLRYLVLDELHTYRGRQGADVALLVRRIRALLAPEGLQCIGTSATMASGSAEDRSTAVAAVASKLFGVPVLPSDIIGETLVRATNPSLHNDSVKNQLAPAIEAGLSPSITDAELVLHPLSIWIETRLGLTWEDAKWVRARPQTLQNAAQWLSEDSGLAHEKCSHFLRQFLLVTSLAEADRSGGHNTGKRGFFAFKLHQFISGAGTAYATVEAPGKRTLTVNAQQFLPDQPEKRLYPVHFCRDCGQEYHPIFLELGAQAQVLPREIDDVPPTIKRSEESEGLDRPQYGFLMPEPQDSQFEFSGKDEDYPDAWLEEDRHGDIRLKKDARKNKAERIAVEPTGQIGSGTYAWFIPGKFRFCLNCKVVHSAQGKDKNRLAALSAEGRSSATTLLTHSVLRWMHSQESIPVDRRKMLGFTDNRQDAALQAGHFNDFLFVSLFRAAFLGAVKAAGAEGLSADRLGLAVFKSLGFERLGEAGLRSEWLLDAELQGANFVNAQKAMRQVLAYRAWFDQRRGWRFTNPNLEQLGLVRVEYIGLDDLCSNDLNFADAPPLLAGSSPEVRKRAYRVLLDVMRQGLALDPEVLEPAEQETLRSRSLNTLRSPWGLGREEQMRTARYLLEFPPARRENSLADEDKLLRAGFLSGLGRDLRKPDLWERSDARTLKRPDYQKLLSCMLQVAGKAGLVAQVSTPFGTTPGWQLKNACIEFHLGEGRSERGGMDNAFFRSLYLNLSQAISSDFHYFGFEAREHTAQVDKNRREAREMRFRYGSEDKKRLAENAKKLNELGEHQRFLPVLFCSPTMELGVDISALNTVYLRNMPPTPANYAQRSGRAGRSGMPALVLTYCAARSPHDQYFFADPPGMVHGEVRAPTLDLGNEELVRSHLQAVWLACTNTPISAAISEVVEPNEEKDLPLYSTVSESLAKPEIAPLAAERIKKVLALLQVELNPEDAPWFRGTDVLTKDITDLALKRFNDAFDRWRELFRSAARQRDQSRRTMDTHNLPQRERDAARSLHAQAIDQLNLLQRGSDSSASDFYTYRYLATEAFLPGYNFPRLPLTAFIPGSGDRNTKGAYLQRPRFLALSEFGPRSLVYHEGRAYRVTAAQLSTRGESAAGSMLNTDTATICRSCGGAHFHSDPADRGRSHCWACEAPLTDNADIVLNLYRIENVRTSPAERITVNDEERQHQGFDLQTIFRWARRESGHPDVRTVRAEDAEGAIATLRYGPGAEISRLNKGLRRRANQTQHGFAVNPLNGNWAKMDEDDGAEPDPTRTSNQLIVPWVMDRKNALLLQLSEEGAPEITVATVQYALKRGIESVYQLEESELLAEPLPDRKNRSGVLFYEATEGGAGVLTRLVHDEEAVARVAYAALKVLHFDLPAYGEPLPAADHLHDVNGTKCVAGCYRCVLSYYNQPDHLVIDRRDKAARALLLRLAGVKTQLLAATDIGPPPSAQGASSDSSESPTAASAESLMGFNAAKLGLPEPSETGATLAEVATIALWRSKRIALVLEGTSPNPLIDRGLEVVLWPLSPSGQEEAVKKLTSLLN; from the coding sequence ATGGACGTTTTTGACCTTCGACAACAGATCGTTCAAGACTATGCCAATTTCGCACGATCTTTTACGAGAGTTCGAGCCGATGATTTGAAGCGTCAGATTGACGAGATCTACGCGAAAGATCAATTTTGGCCTGAGCCCTTACTGCAGATCACCCCCTACTACGAGCGAGGTGCATCCTTAGATGAACTTGCTGCATCAGGCGAAGTAACCTCAACTACAGCCTCTATTTTTAGAGTACCCGATGAACCAGAATTACCACTGCAATTGCACACTCACCAGGTGCAAGCCCTAGCAGCGGCAAAGCAGGGTCGAAGTTATGTAGTCACCACTGGCACGGGTTCGGGTAAATCGCTTTGTTTTTTTGTGCCCATCATCGACGCAATCTTGCGGGCCAAAGCGACTGATAAAACAAAGAAGACAAGAGCGATCATCGTTTATCCAATGAACGCTTTGGCAAACAGCCAAATGGAAGAACTTGAGAAATTTCTCAAGCATGTCCAGCCAGCGCAGCCAATCACGTTCGCTAGATACACAGGCCAGGAAGGCGATGAGGAGCGCAAAAGCGTCGCAGCTAATCCGCCAGATATCTTATTGACCAACTTCATGATGTTGGAATATCTGATGACTCGCCAAGATGCAACAGACCAACAAGTTATCGGGCATTGTCAGAACCTGCGCTATCTTGTTCTTGATGAACTACATACATATCGCGGACGTCAAGGTGCAGATGTTGCATTGCTTGTTCGCCGCATTCGAGCGCTACTCGCTCCCGAAGGATTGCAGTGCATCGGTACATCTGCAACGATGGCTAGTGGTTCAGCAGAAGACCGCAGTACCGCTGTAGCTGCTGTCGCATCAAAACTATTTGGCGTACCCGTTCTACCATCAGACATCATCGGCGAGACCCTTGTTCGCGCAACAAATCCCAGTCTGCATAACGATTCCGTAAAAAACCAACTTGCACCGGCAATTGAGGCGGGCTTGTCACCCTCAATTACTGATGCCGAACTTGTTTTGCACCCGCTTTCAATCTGGATTGAAACTCGCCTTGGACTCACTTGGGAGGATGCCAAATGGGTTCGGGCAAGACCCCAAACGCTACAAAATGCCGCGCAGTGGTTGTCTGAAGATTCAGGACTAGCGCATGAAAAGTGTTCTCATTTCCTCCGCCAATTTTTACTAGTGACTTCTCTGGCCGAGGCGGATCGCTCAGGTGGACATAACACCGGTAAGCGCGGTTTTTTTGCATTCAAGTTACATCAATTTATCTCGGGTGCAGGTACAGCCTACGCAACGGTTGAGGCACCTGGAAAGCGTACGCTCACAGTTAATGCTCAACAGTTCCTGCCGGATCAACCTGAAAAGCGACTCTATCCCGTTCACTTTTGCAGGGATTGTGGTCAGGAATACCACCCCATTTTTCTTGAACTGGGTGCGCAAGCACAGGTTCTTCCGCGTGAAATTGATGATGTGCCGCCAACGATCAAGCGCAGCGAAGAATCGGAGGGATTAGATCGTCCCCAATATGGCTTTTTGATGCCTGAACCTCAGGACAGCCAGTTCGAGTTTTCAGGAAAAGATGAAGACTACCCAGACGCTTGGCTTGAAGAAGATCGCCACGGCGATATCCGACTTAAAAAAGATGCTCGAAAAAACAAAGCTGAACGAATCGCTGTGGAGCCCACAGGCCAGATTGGTTCTGGAACTTACGCCTGGTTTATTCCGGGGAAATTCCGTTTTTGCTTGAACTGCAAGGTAGTCCATTCGGCACAAGGTAAGGACAAAAACCGACTTGCAGCACTGTCTGCCGAGGGGAGATCGTCAGCGACCACTCTCCTTACGCACTCAGTACTACGTTGGATGCATTCTCAAGAATCAATACCGGTCGATCGCCGCAAGATGCTGGGGTTTACCGACAACAGACAAGACGCGGCTCTTCAGGCAGGACACTTTAACGACTTCTTATTTGTCAGTCTTTTCAGGGCAGCATTTTTGGGGGCTGTGAAAGCTGCTGGCGCTGAGGGACTCTCTGCAGATCGACTGGGCCTTGCGGTATTCAAGTCATTAGGTTTTGAGCGCTTAGGAGAAGCGGGTCTTCGCTCAGAGTGGCTGCTGGACGCAGAACTGCAAGGCGCAAATTTTGTGAATGCACAGAAAGCAATGCGTCAAGTGCTTGCCTACCGCGCATGGTTTGATCAGCGTCGTGGGTGGCGGTTTACCAATCCCAACCTTGAACAACTAGGTCTTGTTCGCGTTGAATATATTGGACTCGACGACCTTTGCAGTAATGACCTCAATTTCGCAGATGCCCCTCCTTTATTGGCCGGGTCCAGTCCAGAAGTTCGAAAGCGTGCCTACCGAGTGTTGTTGGATGTCATGCGTCAAGGTTTAGCGCTTGACCCAGAAGTTTTAGAGCCTGCTGAGCAGGAAACCTTGCGCAGTCGATCTCTCAATACGCTTAGATCACCCTGGGGGCTCGGTAGAGAAGAACAAATGCGTACTGCACGTTACCTGCTGGAGTTCCCTCCCGCACGTCGTGAAAATTCGCTAGCGGATGAAGATAAATTATTAAGGGCTGGCTTCCTCTCAGGCCTTGGGCGTGATTTGCGTAAGCCCGATTTGTGGGAGAGGTCAGACGCACGAACACTTAAGCGTCCCGACTATCAAAAGCTATTGAGTTGCATGTTGCAAGTTGCAGGCAAAGCTGGCCTGGTTGCACAGGTTTCAACTCCGTTCGGTACGACACCAGGTTGGCAACTTAAGAATGCCTGTATTGAATTTCACCTTGGCGAAGGCAGGTCTGAGCGAGGCGGTATGGACAACGCCTTTTTCAGGTCGTTGTACCTCAACTTGTCTCAGGCGATTTCATCCGACTTTCACTATTTTGGTTTTGAAGCGAGAGAGCACACTGCGCAGGTCGATAAAAACCGGCGCGAGGCCCGCGAAATGCGCTTTCGTTATGGCTCAGAAGACAAAAAGAGACTTGCTGAAAACGCCAAAAAATTGAACGAGCTAGGAGAGCATCAACGGTTCTTACCGGTTCTCTTTTGCTCTCCCACTATGGAGCTTGGCGTCGATATTTCAGCATTGAACACGGTGTACTTGCGAAACATGCCGCCAACGCCAGCCAACTATGCGCAGCGCAGTGGTCGCGCAGGGCGAAGTGGTATGCCTGCTTTGGTGCTGACCTACTGCGCAGCGCGCAGTCCACATGATCAATACTTTTTTGCCGATCCTCCTGGCATGGTTCACGGTGAGGTTCGAGCCCCCACCCTAGACCTGGGCAATGAAGAGTTAGTGCGAAGTCATTTGCAGGCTGTTTGGCTGGCATGTACCAACACGCCAATCAGCGCAGCAATCTCGGAGGTCGTTGAACCTAATGAAGAAAAAGACTTACCCCTTTATTCAACGGTAAGTGAGTCACTCGCCAAGCCAGAAATCGCTCCACTTGCTGCTGAGCGCATCAAGAAGGTTCTGGCCCTTTTACAAGTTGAACTCAACCCCGAAGATGCTCCATGGTTCCGTGGTACAGATGTTTTAACAAAAGACATTACTGATTTGGCGCTTAAACGCTTCAACGATGCCTTCGACCGTTGGCGTGAACTTTTCCGAAGTGCCGCTAGACAACGCGACCAGTCACGCCGAACAATGGATACACACAACTTGCCACAGCGTGAGCGGGATGCGGCTCGTTCCTTACACGCGCAAGCCATTGATCAACTCAACCTGTTACAACGGGGCTCAGACAGCTCAGCAAGCGATTTTTATACTTATCGGTACCTTGCAACAGAGGCATTCCTACCTGGCTATAACTTCCCTCGCTTGCCATTAACTGCCTTTATTCCTGGTAGCGGCGACCGCAACACCAAAGGCGCATATCTTCAGCGTCCTCGATTTTTGGCCCTCTCCGAATTCGGACCAAGAAGTCTCGTGTATCACGAAGGTAGGGCATACAGGGTTACTGCCGCTCAGCTATCGACACGTGGTGAATCGGCAGCTGGCAGCATGCTCAATACGGATACAGCAACTATCTGCCGCAGTTGCGGTGGTGCACATTTCCATTCCGATCCTGCTGACCGTGGGCGCAGCCATTGCTGGGCGTGCGAGGCTCCACTAACAGACAACGCCGATATCGTTTTGAATCTGTACCGCATTGAAAACGTTCGCACTTCACCGGCAGAGCGTATTACGGTAAATGATGAAGAACGTCAGCACCAAGGATTTGATCTACAAACGATTTTCAGGTGGGCTCGACGCGAAAGTGGCCATCCAGACGTACGGACAGTCAGGGCAGAAGATGCTGAGGGCGCAATCGCCACGCTTCGTTATGGACCAGGTGCTGAGATAAGCAGACTGAACAAAGGATTGCGTCGCCGTGCTAACCAGACTCAACACGGCTTTGCTGTGAACCCCTTGAATGGCAATTGGGCCAAGATGGATGAGGATGATGGCGCGGAACCGGATCCAACGCGAACTTCCAACCAGTTGATTGTTCCTTGGGTTATGGACCGAAAGAACGCGTTGCTGCTTCAGCTTTCAGAAGAAGGCGCACCTGAAATAACCGTTGCAACAGTTCAATACGCATTGAAGCGCGGCATTGAGTCTGTCTATCAACTGGAAGAATCCGAGCTACTGGCCGAGCCATTGCCAGACAGGAAGAATCGAAGTGGTGTGCTTTTTTACGAAGCCACTGAAGGCGGTGCTGGCGTATTAACTCGACTAGTGCATGACGAAGAGGCTGTGGCAAGGGTTGCATATGCAGCTCTTAAAGTACTGCACTTTGATCTTCCAGCATACGGCGAGCCTCTTCCTGCCGCAGATCATTTGCATGACGTGAACGGAACAAAATGTGTAGCTGGCTGCTATCGCTGTGTTTTGTCTTATTACAACCAACCCGATCACTTGGTTATAGATAGGCGCGACAAGGCAGCACGTGCTTTGCTACTGCGTCTGGCAGGTGTCAAAACGCAACTGCTTGCTGCAACTGATATCGGGCCGCCACCCAGTGCACAAGGAGCATCCAGTGATTCGTCAGAATCACCAACGGCAGCTTCTGCGGAATCTTTAATGGGATTCAATGCGGCGAAGTTAGGACTTCCCGAGCCCAGTGAAACTGGCGCGACTTTGGCGGAGGTAGCCACTATTGCGCTTTGGCGAAGCAAACGAATTGCATTGGTCTTGGAGGGCACATCGCCCAACCCATTGATCGATCGTGGCCTGGAGGTCGTTCTATGGCCGCTATCGCCTTCGGGCCAAGAGGAAGCTGTAAAAAAGCTCACCAGTCTACTTAATTGA
- a CDS encoding helicase-related protein: MALKQDVIRLLIADDVGIGKTIEAGMIARELLDRGEIRRFAVLCPPHLVEQWIQELDDRFHIKAVAVTAASAARLERGLPVTDNIFTVHPHTVVSLDYIKSDRRRGDFASRCPELVIVDEAHTCAGSGGGRHQRHDLLRLLATDEQRHMLFLTATPHSGDEDSFHSLLGLLHTDFQQLGSVTGTARDELRRRLSVHFVQRRRQDINEWNDEGVFPRRETTDLPYKLSGGWGVFFDAVLDYCSEVVERAGTDQRRQRLNFWGTLALMRSAASSPAAALQSLRTRMATQVTDADEDVLRERVFDGAEDAMVDDDAELPADSADPGLKDLITQAQTLAGEGGDPKLAALRNHLEKELLNKGFAPVVFCRYIATAHYLHQHLKSRFPGVTVGVVTGELAPEERKAVVAELGEADRPMLIATDCMSEGINLQEHFNAVVHYDLSWNPTRHEQREGRVDRFGQESRVVRATLMYGQNNPVDAVVLKVILRKAKKIREDLGVPVPLPDNDHSLTQALMQAVLSGQRGRQKQETFDFDDLPAFQQLDVAWTDMAERAKKNRTVFAQNRIKPEDVLPEWKKMQAALGNSDDVQRFTQRALRRLGGALEARSPTGNKGYRAPLANLPEDLRERMLADGISGTVGLSFTVPAPVGTRFVHRSHPLVSTLAEGLLERTLADAGLEQERNMTDPAMLGRTGCWVSTTVQSLTTVLMLRLRHQLSSADARGGDTLLVEEAIAVALRSVDGGKRFEILSGDEPLQWLTAPPTETIDDRTREARVSGALAQQDQWMPVVENFARERSELLLADHRRVREASRSKGRYEVTPLLPVDVIGVFVLLPALGL; this comes from the coding sequence ATGGCACTCAAACAGGATGTGATACGACTCTTAATTGCAGATGACGTTGGTATCGGAAAAACCATTGAGGCTGGGATGATCGCGCGCGAGCTTCTTGATAGAGGCGAAATTCGACGATTTGCTGTTCTTTGCCCACCACACCTGGTCGAACAATGGATTCAGGAGCTCGACGACCGATTTCATATTAAAGCCGTTGCTGTCACTGCGGCAAGTGCAGCTCGGCTTGAGCGAGGTCTGCCAGTTACCGACAACATTTTTACAGTTCACCCACACACCGTTGTGAGCTTGGACTACATCAAGAGTGACCGTCGGCGAGGTGACTTTGCCAGTCGTTGCCCTGAGTTGGTAATTGTGGATGAGGCTCATACCTGCGCAGGTAGCGGTGGAGGCCGTCATCAACGTCATGATCTATTACGACTGCTTGCAACAGACGAGCAGCGACACATGCTTTTTCTAACAGCGACCCCTCACTCCGGGGACGAAGACAGTTTTCACAGTCTGCTTGGACTACTGCACACCGATTTCCAACAACTGGGTAGCGTGACAGGCACCGCCCGCGATGAGTTGCGCAGACGCTTATCGGTTCACTTTGTGCAGCGCCGTCGCCAAGATATCAACGAATGGAACGATGAGGGTGTTTTTCCCCGTCGAGAAACAACCGACCTCCCATACAAATTGAGCGGTGGATGGGGCGTCTTCTTTGATGCTGTCTTGGACTATTGTTCAGAAGTTGTCGAGCGTGCAGGCACAGACCAACGCCGCCAAAGATTGAATTTCTGGGGCACTTTAGCCTTGATGCGTAGCGCGGCAAGTAGTCCGGCTGCCGCATTGCAATCTCTTCGAACGCGAATGGCCACGCAGGTAACTGATGCCGATGAGGACGTATTGCGAGAGCGGGTATTTGATGGTGCAGAGGACGCAATGGTGGACGATGACGCTGAGCTACCAGCTGACAGTGCAGATCCAGGACTGAAGGATCTGATAACCCAAGCGCAAACACTTGCGGGTGAAGGTGGTGACCCAAAACTTGCCGCTTTGCGCAACCATTTAGAAAAAGAACTCCTTAACAAGGGCTTTGCCCCTGTTGTTTTTTGCCGCTACATCGCAACAGCGCACTACCTCCATCAACACCTGAAAAGTAGATTTCCAGGTGTAACAGTAGGAGTGGTGACCGGCGAATTAGCTCCTGAGGAGCGAAAAGCCGTAGTCGCCGAACTTGGCGAGGCCGATCGCCCCATGCTGATTGCGACAGATTGCATGTCAGAAGGTATCAATCTGCAAGAGCATTTCAATGCCGTCGTTCATTACGACTTGAGCTGGAATCCTACCCGTCACGAGCAGCGTGAAGGACGCGTCGATCGTTTTGGTCAAGAAAGTCGCGTCGTGCGTGCCACGCTGATGTACGGACAGAACAATCCTGTTGATGCAGTTGTTTTGAAGGTCATATTGCGCAAGGCCAAAAAGATTCGCGAAGACCTAGGGGTCCCCGTCCCATTGCCAGACAACGATCACTCACTAACCCAAGCGCTCATGCAAGCAGTACTCAGTGGCCAGCGCGGTCGTCAAAAGCAGGAAACGTTTGACTTTGATGATCTCCCGGCTTTTCAGCAGCTTGATGTCGCTTGGACGGATATGGCTGAGCGCGCGAAGAAAAATCGCACCGTCTTTGCTCAAAATCGAATCAAGCCCGAAGACGTTCTGCCTGAATGGAAAAAAATGCAAGCAGCTTTGGGCAACTCCGACGATGTGCAGCGATTTACACAGCGAGCGCTGCGCCGTCTGGGCGGCGCTTTGGAGGCCAGAAGTCCAACTGGAAACAAAGGATACCGGGCACCGCTCGCAAATTTACCTGAAGACTTACGCGAGCGAATGTTAGCTGACGGGATCAGCGGCACTGTCGGGTTGAGCTTCACTGTACCGGCCCCAGTGGGCACGAGATTCGTCCATCGCAGCCACCCGTTGGTAAGCACGCTAGCCGAAGGCTTACTTGAACGCACTCTGGCAGATGCTGGTCTCGAGCAAGAACGCAATATGACCGACCCTGCCATGCTCGGGCGAACTGGTTGCTGGGTAAGCACCACTGTGCAATCCCTAACCACTGTCCTGATGCTTCGACTTCGCCATCAGTTGAGCAGCGCAGATGCCCGTGGCGGCGACACACTTTTAGTCGAAGAAGCCATTGCTGTTGCATTGCGATCGGTCGATGGCGGCAAGCGCTTTGAAATACTGTCTGGAGATGAGCCGCTTCAATGGCTCACCGCGCCACCAACTGAGACCATAGATGACCGTACAAGAGAGGCACGCGTATCTGGCGCTTTGGCTCAGCAAGACCAATGGATGCCAGTTGTTGAAAATTTTGCCCGCGAGCGCTCTGAATTGTTGCTTGCAGACCATCGAAGGGTACGAGAAGCGTCCAGATCAAAAGGTCGCTACGAAGTGACGCCTTTGTTGCCAGTAGATGTAATTGGCGTGTTTGTCTTGCTTCCGGCTTTGGGGCTTTGA